The Coffea arabica cultivar ET-39 chromosome 9c, Coffea Arabica ET-39 HiFi, whole genome shotgun sequence nucleotide sequence gaagaaacataaaaaaaagaaagaaaatgtaacTTATTAATGTTTATCATCAAGAAGACATccaaaactttttctttttctctttgttcCCCTTGGCTACTAATTCTCTCATAAGGGTGGTAATTTCTGACACAACACAATAATACGATTCAAATACGACTTAATATTAATAGATTTATTACGAATTAGATGTAAGTGGATCATTATTGGGTTGGCAAGAATATGACTGTAAGCAGGTCAAATTGGGTCAACTCATAGGTTGACACACTAACTTGATGATAGTTGAACGTTAATGGATCATCTCtcaacttgttttttttttctattattgGGAAAATGCCAGTTTTTCATCCCTAAACTTTGGACTATGGACACATTTCGTCTCAAAACTTTCTGACAAAACACATTTAGTATTTGAACTGTCAAATTTTAACCAATTTCATCATTAAATGGAAAATTAGTCAATTTGAATGGAAATTGGAGTTGGGAAGAATGGTATTGGAGTTGCTAGAGTGAAGATAGCCATTTTGTTTTGCTAATTTTAAGTCGTGCATATCTTTTTACTTAATGGGTTCATGCTCATTACATGCTCAATTTACattcaaattaattaattttccatttaaggataaaattgataaaaataacAGTTTAGACAATAAATATATTACGCCAGAGAGTTTGAGAATGAAATTTGACAACGGCCCAAAGTTTAGGAATGAAAACAGACATTGTCCCTTCTATTATTTGTTATTATAACTTTAATGTCTGATTTTGTATGGAAGTATTAGACTTTGTTTCTATTGAGAATTCTAAACATTGAAACTTGTTTTGTATTTTGAAGACTTTACTAGGTATTGTGTCTTCAAAAAAACTTGTAGACTTTTAAGTTATGCATTTTATTGTGCATCAgtaatgagttttttttttttttattgaaagcGGATGCTGAAATTTGACACttgctttcatgttttaaactttgaagaTTTTATCGTGCATCTTATCTTTGAAAACTCTTCAAACTCTTCAACAGCAAGACTAGATGGATTAGAACGTGTGTTAAACGAGTTCATTTAACAACAATTATTGTCATTCAAAATGTTTAATGAGTTAAATGGATTGGATTGTGTTAACCTGTTAATGAGCACATCATGACACATACAATACGAAAGTTTAGTGGATCAGAACTAGATTGAGATTTTTTCGGCACAAACATGACAATAACACAACACAAACATGCCACGATCTATTGCAAACCTTTCTTTCCGAATATATTTAGTATTGATAAAGTAGCAGAATAACGAGAAAAGAGAGGCTTAGGGTCTGtatgataacataaaaaaatattGAATCTGAACTTTTCAGATATttagatgttttgagtgtttgataaataaaaagccATTTGCTGAATTTGTTAAGTAATGCTAAACTTGTGTGTaattttttcagcacaagaatcctaactgaatgctttattctgataagaatcaatagaattactttaactaccttatcttatctaccaaatctacccttgtttattaattatattcaaaattcttatataattaaacaatctaatattctctatctaatgattttctatttttcttttctcccttttgaatGACTTTTACTTCTTttccatactcctcatataacataattcatcttttatattaatttgatttaaaaataaatattatcattttcatacctaacatttttagctaattaaattataggttctatttcttttttggatgaaaagatataagggcaaaattatcaaatttaacttattaagcattcagttataaatgtttatcaaacagtataaataggtttagtattaaaattcagacattcatatatttattttcagtgcttaaaattcaacaaattaattatttcaatattcagaattcagaattcaaacttcagaatttaaattcagttttatcaaacaaaaCCTTAATGAGGCTGTTTAAAGGTGTCTTTGCCTTGGTAGAGAAACTTTATTACGGACCTTCCTACCAATATATTTGTTAGTAGGAATGTTCCGTGATAAAGTAACTACTTTCTTGTCAGTAGGCATGTCCATGATAAAGTCTCTCTTTACAGTGCACtaaacactaggcccaaccctAGCATGTTTTTTGGACTCTGCTCAATTCATTCTTAGTTATGGCTAAACAAGCCCGTTTGATATCGCAATTTAGCACTAAAATTTAATGTATTTAGATCttaatatattaaaatatatttgataaccaaaaattaaatatctaaattaattaagtgctattgaattttctaaacaaaacttgttctaaaaaataagtgataagctattcatttatcactgaatattatatacatttaatatatttgatttaatacttaataattcaataatttagtAGATTCAGATTTcatatttcaattttcacacttcAGTTTTATGACAAACGCACCCTTAGTttaacttcttcttcttctttttccctttcattACTCAAAAGTTGATACTTTATGAAGTCAGTTACATCCACTATTTTtgtaagagtaaatcttatatacactgacaatgtataTACTATCATGGTTGGATATACGatacatatgcaaaatttggatttcaaattcaaattcggatTATGCGTCATATATTCAATGGTGAAAGTATACAGACTATcagtgtatagaagattaattctTTTTGTAACGTAAGTAGTTTATATTAAGGAACGAATTTTCGGTAGTGTCACACTTATTCCCCGTTCATTCCCAGTTTTAACTCAGGCAAAGAAGCCAACCGGCTGGTAGACCAAAGCAAAGGTTGGGTTCGTCCTTGCGAAAAGCAAACGAGTCAGTCAAGTCGCAGGAATTATAAGGCAACATCAGCCCTCCGTCCTGCACTTGAAATAAACAACCTAGTCGGCCAGTCCAAACATTTTCTTTGGCAATGGCACCTATCATCTTCCACTAATATACTAAGGTAACaactaagaaaaattttgacgtaTAATAGTCTTGAGACAAGATCCACCAACTTAAATCCAAGTTAATCCAATTTGAGCTTAGATGTGTATGATGGTGTTAAGACAATTTTGAGAACTGAAACTAAAAATGCTTGCTCAAATTTGTCCAGTGAAATTGCATGAGCAAAATGAGTTAATACAATTTCTTGGCTAAATCAACAAGGATAAGTTTCGCCATTTCCCCCAAGAAATAAGGGTGCTCGGGCTGGTAGAATTAAGGCAAGGTATATGAAGAGATAGCTtattgaaaagggaaaaaagtggAAATCAAATTCGTTAAtatacttttttaaaaaaaaattaactagcTTGATGGTTGCTAGCCATTTAATCGATGACACCCCTAATTGAAAAAGGTTAAAAGCACCACATATTGATGATTAAATTTAGTGTACCATGTCCAATCGTGCAATCCTTTGGCCTAAACAAAGTTTGCACGAGGTATGTATACCTAAACAAGACTCATACCTCCcattaatatttttttcccGAGAAAAtgtgagatttaagaaatagaGACGAGACAAGgaaatttgaatctaaaatCTCAAATTCTTGGGATTTCTGCCACTAAACCAAGGCCTCATCAactcaaacaaaattattaggtCACTTTGGTAATTCTATCAGGGTCAAAATATATGTCGGCCTACTTCATCTTCATGTGGTTCAAGAATTTAAATACGCAGCAGTTGCCATGTGGCTGCACATAATCCATcaaggtggtctatcaataaataaattttcaagTACTAATGAGCAAAAAGCAGTTAAACGAATTGACAAGGGAAGGTGATTATGATTTGAAAAAgaacttgcaaaaaaaaaaaaaaaaacagttagCCAATTTGACAAGGgaaggagggggggggggtggggttgGCAAAATGGGCACCACTAGTTCTGACCGCTTGTTTGTCTAGTATCTTCATGAAAATGTCATTAGCATTTATTTCATATTTCATTGATCCTTGAAAGTGTTAGATGCTTCCGTGTTTGCGCATCTCATTCCTTCTCTATTCAAACACCTTATCCAAAAGTCGCTTTCTCCTGTCATTTCTGGTTGAGTTAGTTTGATCTTGGAGGTAACATTGAATTAATTTATGTGCTTAGAAGAACAATTAGCTTGGTGCCAAGTGTAAAGTGCATTAGCCATCATGTTGGCTTTCCGTTAAAGAATAATAAAGAGTTTAAAGACAATTCTTAAAAGGCAATTGTCAGTTTCCACCACAATTCTTAAAAGACAATTCCTATTTATGAGTATAggaattgaaatattatttgtcTTATACAGGtttgtttttcttcctttctggTAGaaacccacacacacacacttacACTCAACGACGCAGGAAGCATGAGAAATCGGCGCAATCTAAGGGAGACCCACAGAGAAATCCTATCCATCCAATTGATGACAGGAAGGGCTCTTCATGGACCTTAAACCCAAAGTAAAGACTCCACGATCTTTCGATGTGGGATGGTGCAAACCCAGCCCACTCCCACGCACACCCTCGCAGATATATCTGGTGTTTTTCTTCCCCATGGTCTTATACAGGTTTGTTTGAAcagggtattatttgaaataattactgtaatacattttatgatgtgatgtatgtgagataaaaagataattagaaaTATAAGAAAgtgaattaaaaaatatatttatcatctaagtaaaatattatttgagataattttactCTCCAAACACTCCTGACACGTAATTTCAAACTTGTCCGTTAAACAGTTCACCCATGGGTCGATTTGGACAAAAAGCTATAATGTGCACCTGTGCAGATGGAGGGCTAACGAAAGAACATAATTATGAACTTTTTGACTAGCTTCGTGAATAAAGTAGATGAGACTAATTAGACTGTGACTTCAAATTTGTGAAAGTCGGCAGAACTTGAATACACGCGTACACACACGCACATATATTCATATGCCAAGTCACCGTAGAAACGGTGGAATCCACCATTTCTTTATCTGTCTATTTACTTTgattttttacacttataacagaTAATACGTACAAtttcttaactttttttttcccttaatttcACCTAAACAAAAATGTTGTATTTTCTGATACATCATTATGGATTTGCTTAGTCTTGCGTACTTCTCAACGATGAAAAAGTAGTTAATAAttaatgaaataattttaaataattggaaAACATTTTTTATTCGACACTATATAAAAATGAGATGGGTGTATGTTAGTTTTATTAATTTAATATTGGGTGGACATATTATATATCAAGATTGGAAAGTGTGGATATGGTTGGATGGTAAaatttctctttggcaagagctTATGATTACTTAATTTAAAAACAATAACAATTAAACAAAACAAGTATTCTTGTTCATTTTTACTGTTTACTAATCGTAGTTGATAaacattatttttattatgatttaattaactatTACTTTTACTattaataaatgataaattcTAAGCTTTAATTTATTTGTATGTATTTGGATAATAAAATACTATGTCAAATGTGCTTTGCAtatatctaatatatatatatatatatatattcttataACATAGGGTttgtgattattattattaatggaaataaataaatgaaaaagataaaatataaaagaataagTTTGAGTAGATTAAACTTTTTAATCTAAATGTCCAAATAATAATACCAAAGGAAAGGAAGTAGGTAATCATGTGAGAGAGGATGAAAAGGAATGATTAGAAAATgaatgggaaaagaaaaaacaaagaaagaacatAGAATAAATTATAGATCGAGAAATAATTAATAGAGAAAAGGCACTTTTATCCTAAAATCAAGAAAGGGAAAAGTGCTTTAAGAAAAAGTTGAAGAGGATAAATGCAATTAGAGATAAAATTaggaaaatgttatttgcacttcaATTTTTATTGTTAACACTCCCACCATCATTTTAAccatataattttcatttattagactatatgataaaacaaatgatagaagtgtaaataacaaaaaaatggagtgcaaataatatttCTCTTAAAATTAAGAGGATCTAGTGatacaacaacaataataataataatgataataataaaattgcGAGATCCTTCATTGATTTCCACGCTCATCTCTAGTTCTTGCATTTTGTACTTTGCCTGTAAGAGGGTTTAGAAACACTAGACAAACTCTTTTGAATTACGaagatatattattttttactaaaCTAAATAATTTAACTACTTTGAAAAGTTCTCATGCATAGAGTTTTATTTATGGATTAATCAtctatacactgacagtatatatactTTCATTATTTGATGCATGACATATAACgcgaatttgaatttaaaatctaaattttacATATGTGTCATGTATCCAActgtgatagtgtatataaaatttactcttaatttattGCCtataaatgaaggagaaaagttAAAGTTGGCGGGGAAGAAGATTTTAAACGATTATCTAAATGAATGATGACCTCGATAAATGTAAAATAAGCTCGATAAAGGCATAAGGGCTAACTATTGTGTTATTCTTGAATTATGTGCCAAAATAAAGTGACTTATGACATATTTATGAGTTTATAGGTTATGTCATTGTatttaattgcaacaataaaacTAAGATTTTTCGACTgtataaaaaaaagtaaaatttttccacaattgcaaaaattaaagaagGTCAATATaatcaatattttattttatatttcttattcatttttattgacttagtcacaaaaaaaaaaaccttaaaagTAAAAGATGCACCGACCTTTCTAACCTTCCTTTGAATTACTTGCGCATACAAAAATGCAAATCTTACCATACACCAAAATTTTGCTTCATAAATATCTTGGAATTAGAACTCTTAACTTGAACATACATAGAAAAAGGtattttacaaaaatttgaTGAGTAAAAACTTTCCACTTGTCAAAAAAAGTTAGCTTTGTTAGAAAATTTGATAAAAGATATGCAGTCTATAAAAACAGAAACTACTTTAaataaacacacaaaaaaaataaaagatttgtttgaatatgttattatttgttaaaaaattatttgattgaatcacaaacacatttctaaattacatttttttatcttttatttatcttctatctcacatatatcgtattataaaaaaataatattataatattcttttcaaaaaaatattttaaataatctccTAAACGAACACACTAAAGAGTTCTTTAAAGCAGCAAAATCTGCCAACAACCCGGTTCAAAATCCACACCATCATTGCCAAGAGtattaaataataaatatatacaataaaataattagaaaaaggcccaaaaaaaaaaaaaaagaaaaacactatTGAGATAGAGATACTCCTAGAATCCAACAATGCCACAAAAAGGCTGAGACCTCTTTTTAGATTCCTGAAATCTTCAATAGCCGACCCCATCTGGCATATAGCCATATCTTTCCCACATTACGTTCTGCCAAAATACGACCTTTCCCTTGCATTTACCACCTCTTTTCTTCGAATTTTCAAATCCACAGAACAGTACAGGTTACAGACAAATTAATCCTACTAACTATTCACCTCCActccaaaacaagaagaaaacgaGCAGTATCCCGGAGACTGGGGAAGGAGAGAGAGCCACAAAGAATCACACACACAACACACACTGAGaaagaagggggggggggaaaaAAGGGTACTCCCTAGAGAGTTTTAGAGACAGCCCACAATTcatttgctcaaaaaaaaatcaatcagtCATCATGCCAAAAGGTTCCAAGAAGAGAAAGGCtgtaaagaaaaagaaggagcaAGAGGCATTGTCCCATAATCAGAGTCACAACCATCAGACACAGGCACAATCTGCTGTTTCTCATACTCATGGTAAACTCGCACACACTCCTTTTCTTGTGGGGTATTTTGGTTTTTAAAGCCTTTTCAATCTTTCTAGGTAGAACCCATCTGGCCCTTTTGATTATTATCTTTTTCTGTTTGACCCTTACAGTTTGTGTGTCTCCCAATTTGGCCTTGTGGGTATGGCTTAATTCTCTTGTTTGTTCTGATTATAGCAACTTTTGTTTTCAAGATTTTGCGGGTTTGGCTCAATTATTGTGTTTTTGTTGGAAAGTTCTTGACTTCTTCACTTGTTTATATGTTTTTGATGGCGATGTAGTTCAATCAATGCAGGGTGGTTTGTTACTGTGATGGTCAGGCTTCTTGTACATGTTACTTCATGATTAAGATTTGTGGCTTCTTGAATGTTGGTTGCTGTTTTCTGTTCTGTACTGGATATTTGTTGATTTCTTGTTGAATGAATCAATCTATGGCAGAAAATGATGATAAAGAAAGTGAGGGTGAGGAGGTTAGTTCTCCAGCCTCACAAGACCATTCCAGTCATCAGCATCAGTTCATTGATGGCGAGAAGGAAGATGTGAAGAAGGTAGAAGATAGTTCACATGTTCAATTATCTGGTGAGAAGAGCAAATCCATTGAAGAACACAAAGATAATGGTGTAGCAGTGGAAGAGGCAAAAGCTGAAGAAAGTGTTGTTCAGATTGAGAAGGAACCGAAGCCTGCAGGTGAATTGAATGGCAATAGCATAAGTGAGGAGCGCGTTAAGATTCAGAAGGAATCAGGTAATGGAGTTGCATCTGAGAGTCTGGATGGGGAGAGTACTTTAGAGGTTGAAAAGGAATTGAAACTTTTTGAAAAAGTAAATGCATCGGTTGAGCATGTTGAACCGCAGAAGGAACACAATGATGGAGTGTTGACTGAGCATCGTAATGATGAATGTCGCTTCATTGACAAGACAAATGTTGTGGTGGATAGTTCTCCATTTGGTAGTTCAGCAGAAGCAGTTAATTCCTTCTGTGAAGGTCTGGCTGAAGTACCTAATCCCATTCCAGTTGGGGAAGTTTATGGTTCAGTAGCAGAACCTGACTCTGATACTGTTCCAGAGGAGAAGATTAGCAGAGATAGTAGTAGTCCAGGTCATAGTTTGTTGACTTCTAATGTAGTCACAGAAATGCATGAAAATGGGAAGAAAGATGTGGCTGTGATGGATCAGAATGATAGGAGTTTGCCAGTCCTTGTGGACTTGGGATTAGAGAATAAGAGGGATCAAGCAATTATTCTAGCAGGTAATGCTTTGAGAGCTTTAGAGGCAAGGGGCACAGTTACTCAAGAAACTGAAGAAAAGCAGATGCATTTGTACACTGCTCCTGAAGATGAAGCTGCAAATTATGGTCATGCTAGTAATGGTGAACACCATATTAAGGATTCAGAAGTTCATGGGCACTCTGATACACAGGTTTgagttttcttattttcctgCTCGGCATATATTGAATATGTCATGCTTTTAACTGATACATAACAACTTTTGTATTTGCTTTTTGTGTTGATGAAATATGTAGCCGCTGGTTGCTTCTGCTATACGACCTGTGCAAAGAACTTCATGGATGAGTTGCTGTGGTCTGTTTGAGGCATTCGCTGGATCAAGTAGATAATGCCcgtaagattaagtcttgaacTCTagatattatttttcttttcttgaatgcTTTAGGGTATACCCTTACTGTTAATAGATCTTCTTTCCATTTTGACTGTACATAAAACTGACAGTATTCTTTGCTTAAAATCAACTTGCTTGTAGATTCAAATGATTGCTCTGTTCTGGATATAATGCAGAAGGTTGCTTTATGACCTTGTGGATGGCTTTAGAAGTTGATATGTGTTGCTTTTATTCGCAAAGTGTAATTCAAGATTTACTATTAAGACAGTTTTTGTTCATCTAAACCATTTGTTGGTTGAAGAATAGAGCAATGATAGATTGATGAGGACAaagttaaacataaaaataaggGTCATGGATGCTTAATTTTACTCGAAAAATTCAACTTCCCcttcttaaaagaaaaaaatcttttaGAGGTGCTAATGAAATTACATTAAAGGACCAGGAAGTGCTTTTGATTGTGATGTGCAAGAAAGTAATCATCAAAACAACTACGTGttctcaaataaaaaaaaaaaaaaaaaaaaaaaaagagagggagcaAATTGAATGTATTTCTCCATTGCATTTTCTCTGTCATCTGATTTTCTCAATTACTTTGATGAACCTTTACCTTTTAACTTACCTTCCTAGGTTTTGGTTGGGATGTCAGAATTTGAAGCATACATTCCATTTTAAGTAATTGTGCCCATGAAGCTCTACATTCTTACAACTAGAACAACTTTTGTAGTTTTTTGCGCATTAGATGATTCGTCTTTTAACTTCTGGcaaaatttttctggttttgtttcGCGAAGTCATTAAGGTTTCTTCAAAAGTAGACCAAAGTTAATGCAAACTGAAAAGTAATGGAACAGTAATGGAACGATAACGCATTTCagaaagaattttgaacatttaACTATCACACTATATCccagtttttagtttttaggtgttcagaaatttaaaaattgtaGCCAACTCCTCAACTACGTGGTCTTTAAATAAGTTATATATTTTATGCGTTATCATAAAAGTTCAGGATTTCCTAGATAACTACAGTGACTGTGAGTTAGTTATGAGTTTAATGAGGTTGATTAGATTATGGATTAACTGCAGGAAAATAAAATGGAAGTTAACCTTACCTAGAAtagataaaagaaaaacaaaaatctaGGTATACAAACTATATCAATTGCTTCTTTGTCATATCCTTTTTTTTCAAGCATAGAGAAACCTCATAACTTAGAGAAGGTGGGATCCCTTGAAGTTGAATTTGTACCCAACCGCAGGTGTACTGTAGGATGTACAATTTTAAAACAGAAATAAATATTCTTTTCTACTGCAAGTGAAAACG carries:
- the LOC113708797 gene encoding uncharacterized protein → MPKGSKKRKAVKKKKEQEALSHNQSHNHQTQAQSAVSHTHENDDKESEGEEVSSPASQDHSSHQHQFIDGEKEDVKKVEDSSHVQLSGEKSKSIEEHKDNGVAVEEAKAEESVVQIEKEPKPAGELNGNSISEERVKIQKESGNGVASESLDGESTLEVEKELKLFEKVNASVEHVEPQKEHNDGVLTEHRNDECRFIDKTNVVVDSSPFGSSAEAVNSFCEGLAEVPNPIPVGEVYGSVAEPDSDTVPEEKISRDSSSPGHSLLTSNVVTEMHENGKKDVAVMDQNDRSLPVLVDLGLENKRDQAIILAGNALRALEARGTVTQETEEKQMHLYTAPEDEAANYGHASNGEHHIKDSEVHGHSDTQPLVASAIRPVQRTSWMSCCGLFEAFAGSSR